In Nitrospira sp., a genomic segment contains:
- the nadD gene encoding nicotinate (nicotinamide) nucleotide adenylyltransferase — translation MRLGLLGGSFNPIHRCHLSIAQSAQRLLQLDRILFIPTGDPPHKQSRTLAEARHRYHMVELAIQDVPGFALTDIEIRRTGKSYSIDTVRAIHQEYGPDTSLFFIIGLDAFLDLPSWKEADRLLHTCNFVVISRPSTRFVALTTIPFFHDIPRGTLEALDAATQDRADVPLPHGRALTFLRLPPCESSASEIRARIQAGRPLANLLPPLVESYILREGLYREDGERF, via the coding sequence GTGCGACTGGGGCTTCTCGGCGGCAGTTTTAATCCCATCCACCGCTGCCATCTTTCGATCGCACAGTCGGCCCAGCGCCTTCTACAACTGGACCGCATACTGTTCATCCCAACCGGGGACCCTCCGCATAAACAGTCCAGGACTCTCGCCGAAGCACGGCATCGGTACCACATGGTCGAACTGGCGATCCAGGATGTCCCTGGATTTGCCCTTACAGACATCGAAATCCGCCGCACCGGCAAATCCTACTCGATCGATACGGTACGAGCGATTCATCAGGAATATGGCCCGGACACTTCGCTGTTTTTCATCATCGGCCTCGATGCATTTCTTGATCTCCCGTCCTGGAAGGAAGCCGATCGACTGCTCCACACGTGCAACTTTGTCGTCATTTCCCGACCCTCCACCAGATTTGTCGCCTTGACCACCATTCCATTCTTCCACGACATTCCCCGCGGCACACTGGAGGCACTGGACGCTGCCACGCAAGACCGGGCTGACGTGCCCCTGCCCCACGGTCGCGCCCTGACGTTCCTCAGACTGCCGCCGTGTGAAAGCTCGGCCTCAGAGATCAGAGCCCGCATTCAGGCCGGCCGGCCTCTGGCAAATTTGTTGCCCCCCCTGGTTGAATCCTATATACTTCGCGAGGGGTTATATAGGGAGGACGGTGAGCGTTTCTGA
- the rpmA gene encoding 50S ribosomal protein L27 produces the protein MATNKGGGSTRNGRDSNPQYLGVKAYGGETIKAGSIIVRQRGTKFFPGLNVGLGRDHTLYAYVSGVVKFEGGRGRQKVSVYPVTAKA, from the coding sequence ATGGCAACAAATAAAGGCGGCGGTTCCACACGGAACGGCCGTGACAGTAATCCGCAGTACCTCGGCGTCAAAGCGTACGGGGGAGAGACCATCAAGGCAGGTTCCATCATCGTGCGCCAGCGCGGCACGAAGTTTTTCCCAGGGCTGAACGTCGGGCTCGGCCGTGACCATACCCTCTATGCCTATGTCTCGGGGGTGGTAAAGTTTGAAGGTGGCCGCGGCCGACAGAAGGTCAGCGTCTATCCTGTGACTGCAAAGGCGTAG
- a CDS encoding phosphoglycerate kinase, which translates to MNIRKRIIEDLQLRGKRVIIRADYNVPLDDSLQITDDTRIRSTLPTINRAVDEGAKVILCSHLGRPKGKFDPKYSLAPVAKRLQRLLGKEVTFAPDCIGTAVEGLVAKMQPGDVMLLENLRFHPEEEKNDDTFSKALASLADVYINDAFGAAHRAHASTVGITKYIPEAAAGYLLKKEIEYLEGAVENPVRPFVAILGGAKVSGKIGVIENLGKKVDKVIIGGGMAFTFLKAMGLEIGQSLVENDMLDFAKGVQDHAFSSGVKFYLPVDCVVAASREPGAETKIVPVQEIPKGWYGLDIGPASVKLFSEAVQDAKTILWNGPMGMFEVDAFARGTLAMAHSVANAYALTIVGGGETALAIHRAGESESISFISTGGGAALELLEGKTLPGLAALPNRLA; encoded by the coding sequence ATGAACATCCGCAAACGAATTATCGAAGATCTTCAACTTCGCGGGAAGCGTGTCATTATTCGCGCCGACTACAATGTCCCGCTCGATGATTCCTTGCAGATTACGGACGACACCAGGATCCGATCCACGCTTCCCACGATCAACCGGGCCGTGGACGAGGGGGCGAAAGTCATCCTGTGCTCCCACCTCGGTAGACCGAAGGGGAAATTTGATCCCAAATACAGCCTGGCCCCTGTGGCCAAACGGCTCCAGCGCTTACTGGGGAAGGAAGTGACGTTTGCCCCCGACTGCATCGGCACCGCGGTCGAAGGCCTCGTCGCCAAGATGCAACCAGGCGATGTCATGTTGTTGGAGAATCTCCGATTCCACCCCGAAGAGGAAAAAAACGACGATACGTTTTCCAAGGCCCTCGCGTCACTCGCCGACGTCTACATCAATGACGCCTTCGGTGCGGCGCATCGCGCCCATGCCTCCACCGTGGGCATCACGAAATACATTCCCGAGGCGGCCGCCGGGTATCTCCTCAAGAAGGAAATCGAATATCTCGAAGGAGCCGTGGAAAATCCGGTGCGGCCCTTTGTCGCCATCCTCGGAGGAGCCAAGGTCTCAGGCAAAATCGGCGTCATCGAAAATCTCGGCAAGAAAGTCGACAAGGTCATTATCGGCGGCGGTATGGCGTTTACCTTCTTGAAAGCGATGGGGCTTGAGATCGGGCAATCACTCGTTGAAAACGACATGCTCGATTTCGCCAAAGGAGTGCAGGACCACGCCTTTTCCAGTGGCGTCAAATTCTACCTGCCGGTGGACTGTGTGGTGGCCGCAAGCCGCGAGCCGGGCGCTGAAACAAAGATTGTCCCGGTGCAGGAGATTCCCAAAGGCTGGTATGGACTGGATATCGGTCCAGCCTCCGTGAAGCTCTTCTCGGAAGCCGTCCAGGATGCCAAGACCATTCTCTGGAACGGCCCCATGGGTATGTTTGAGGTAGATGCCTTCGCGAGAGGCACCCTCGCCATGGCTCATTCGGTCGCCAACGCCTATGCGCTGACCATTGTCGGCGGCGGAGAAACCGCCCTGGCCATCCATCGTGCGGGAGAATCAGAAAGCATCTCGTTCATCTCGACCGGTGGTGGAGCAGCGCTTGAGCTGCTTGAAGGGAAAACTCTCCCTGGGCTCGCTGCGCTTCCCAATCGACTGGCATAA
- the gap gene encoding type I glyceraldehyde-3-phosphate dehydrogenase: MTTRIGINGFGRIGRNVLRASLGDPSLEFVAINDLTDAKTLAYLLKYDSVHGTLDASVEAKDDHLIVDGKAIKVLAVKDPKELPWKALNVDIVIESTGRFTDREGAGKHLSAGAKTVIISAPAKDPDATVVLGVNEQVFDAKSHHIVSNASCTTNCLAPVAKVLLENFGIKHGVMTTIHSYTNDQQLLDLPHKDLRRARAAGMSMIPTSTGAAKALHLVIPALKGKLDGLAIRVPTPNVSLVDLTVETEQDCDVAGVNAAFKKAAEGPMKNVLAYSEAPIVSIDLKDDAHSAIVDAPLTAVIDKRLVKVTAWYDNEWGYSCRVRDLIKYIVAKAS; this comes from the coding sequence ATGACCACACGCATCGGCATCAATGGATTCGGACGCATCGGCCGCAATGTTCTCCGCGCCTCCCTGGGAGATCCCAGCCTGGAATTTGTCGCGATCAACGATCTGACCGATGCCAAAACATTGGCCTATTTGCTCAAGTATGATTCGGTGCACGGCACGTTGGACGCCTCCGTGGAAGCCAAGGATGACCACCTGATCGTGGACGGCAAAGCGATCAAAGTCTTGGCCGTGAAGGATCCGAAAGAACTGCCCTGGAAAGCGCTCAACGTGGATATCGTGATCGAATCCACCGGACGCTTTACGGATCGCGAGGGCGCAGGCAAACACCTCTCGGCCGGCGCCAAGACCGTGATCATCTCTGCTCCAGCGAAGGACCCGGATGCCACCGTGGTGCTCGGTGTCAACGAGCAGGTGTTTGACGCCAAATCCCATCACATTGTCTCCAACGCCTCCTGTACGACCAACTGCCTCGCCCCGGTCGCGAAAGTCTTGCTCGAGAATTTCGGTATCAAACACGGCGTGATGACGACGATCCACTCCTACACGAACGACCAGCAGCTGCTCGACTTGCCTCACAAGGACCTGCGGCGGGCGCGCGCGGCCGGCATGTCGATGATTCCCACGAGCACCGGCGCGGCCAAAGCGCTGCATCTGGTGATTCCCGCGCTCAAGGGAAAACTGGACGGACTGGCCATTCGCGTTCCCACCCCGAACGTCTCCCTGGTGGACCTCACCGTGGAAACGGAACAGGACTGTGATGTGGCCGGAGTGAATGCCGCCTTCAAGAAGGCCGCCGAAGGCCCGATGAAAAACGTGCTGGCCTATTCGGAGGCTCCGATTGTGTCGATCGACCTCAAGGACGATGCGCACTCGGCGATCGTCGATGCGCCGCTCACGGCGGTCATCGACAAACGACTCGTCAAAGTCACCGCCTGGTACGACAACGAATGGGGCTATTCCTGCCGTGTGCGGGACCTCATCAAGTACATCGTAGCCAAAGCGTCGTGA
- a CDS encoding triose-phosphate isomerase: MRTRFIVGNWKMNKTATEAVAFVHRLKQELPSLEGIQVGFTPPFTALHATRDALGSNPPFLLGAQNLHWEDKGAFTGEVSGPMLNDLGCEFVLVGHSERRQYFGDQDAWTNKKVLAALRHGLKPILCVGETLQERDSEQTDLVIERQLRAGLAGVDGQGLNAVTIAYEPVWAIGTGRAATPQQAVSVHRAIRRIVGELGGLATAQRLRILYGGSVTPHNIADFLVSEEIDGALVGGACLDPVSFATLAKVAIGSKPSTA; this comes from the coding sequence GTGAGAACACGGTTCATCGTCGGCAACTGGAAAATGAACAAGACGGCCACCGAGGCGGTGGCTTTTGTGCACCGCCTTAAGCAGGAGCTGCCGAGCCTTGAGGGAATTCAGGTCGGGTTCACCCCGCCGTTTACGGCCCTTCATGCCACACGCGACGCCCTCGGTTCCAATCCTCCCTTTCTCCTCGGAGCCCAAAATCTGCATTGGGAAGATAAGGGCGCCTTCACCGGTGAAGTCTCCGGGCCGATGCTGAACGACCTCGGTTGTGAGTTCGTTCTTGTCGGCCATTCTGAACGTCGCCAGTATTTCGGTGATCAGGATGCGTGGACGAACAAGAAAGTACTGGCCGCTCTTCGGCATGGGCTCAAGCCGATTCTCTGCGTGGGTGAAACGCTCCAGGAACGTGATTCCGAACAGACTGACCTCGTGATTGAACGGCAGCTTCGCGCGGGACTCGCAGGCGTAGACGGCCAGGGGCTCAACGCCGTCACGATCGCATATGAGCCGGTCTGGGCGATTGGGACTGGACGAGCGGCGACGCCACAGCAGGCCGTGTCGGTGCATCGTGCGATCCGTCGCATCGTCGGGGAATTAGGCGGACTGGCCACCGCCCAGCGGCTGAGAATCCTGTATGGCGGCAGCGTCACACCCCACAATATTGCCGACTTTCTGGTTTCTGAAGAAATCGACGGCGCATTAGTCGGCGGGGCTTGTTTAGATCCGGTCTCTTTTGCTACACTCGCCAAAGTCGCGATCGGGTCTAAACCCTCCACGGCCTAA
- a CDS encoding endonuclease MutS2: MQSESLQVEAAKVLEWGKLLEHLASYAQSTVGIEQCRAMVLEQDVEQARIRQAETSDMIRLRTGTDPFPVLRFPDVLDWLGRVAKGASLEAHELRDIALVLEVIDDVQRYLLRHQAEVPTVGALASELGPVHEYRRLSAALTHAIEPDGSIRESASPELHRLLQRATDLKQQMRHRLDQILHSRRYEEVLQEQYFAQREGRYVVPIKAEMQGRVPGIVHDVSSSGATLFLEPRELVDLNNSIKVVDLDVEREVRRILRELSALVAPHQPALAGTVRVLGRLDAISAKAGLSQRLHASPPRLNDGGRVWLKQARHPFLVLTKEQVVPNDLAFDETVRVLIISGPNTGGKTVTLKLLGLFALMVRCGLHLPCAPESEMTVFPSVYADIGDAQDLARDLSSFSAHITQMVQLLSEVSDGVDALGHPVSGLPARALVLLDEPVTSTDPAEGAALASALLCRLAGAGAKVVATTHYSLLKGLAQERPGFANASVEFNIETLSPTYRLILGQPGGSAAIEIAGRLGMDQALLDDARARLQGDTRVLETLLNDLQDKQRRLSEDLAASTVARQGAEQASQEAQELLTLLRESERDERQGLKKKLSQEFQRARAAVQATIDDLKRDQKLLKAKETKVRLVELEQEVRREVGEPQAPIPVDQLSIGDAVEVVGLGMTGTLLESPQGKKRVRLKVGEGEILANVASLAGVGKPHKPACPEPVKAGSAQPRRTSQTLAPEDIQETLDVRGQAADDALDVVVAGLDRAVLGGSPFVRIIHGHGTGRLRTALREYLKASPYVVAFRPGDRAEGGDGVTIVELR, encoded by the coding sequence ATGCAATCTGAATCATTGCAGGTCGAGGCGGCGAAAGTGCTTGAGTGGGGGAAGCTATTGGAACATCTGGCATCCTATGCCCAGTCGACGGTCGGCATAGAACAGTGTCGCGCGATGGTCCTGGAGCAGGATGTGGAGCAGGCTCGAATCCGGCAGGCGGAAACCTCCGACATGATCCGCTTGCGGACCGGCACCGATCCCTTTCCGGTCCTCCGATTTCCGGATGTGCTGGACTGGCTCGGACGTGTGGCCAAGGGTGCTTCCCTGGAGGCGCATGAATTGCGAGACATCGCTCTCGTCCTGGAAGTCATCGACGATGTGCAGCGCTATCTCCTGCGCCATCAGGCCGAGGTGCCCACCGTCGGCGCACTGGCCTCGGAATTGGGACCGGTGCACGAATATCGCCGGCTCAGCGCTGCCCTGACGCACGCGATTGAACCGGACGGGTCGATACGGGAATCGGCCAGCCCTGAATTGCATCGCTTGCTGCAACGCGCCACGGACCTCAAGCAGCAAATGCGGCATCGTCTTGATCAAATCCTGCATTCGCGCCGGTATGAGGAGGTGTTGCAGGAGCAATATTTTGCGCAGCGCGAAGGCCGGTATGTGGTGCCGATCAAGGCCGAGATGCAGGGCCGGGTCCCCGGCATCGTGCACGACGTGTCGTCGAGCGGCGCCACCCTGTTCCTGGAGCCGCGCGAACTGGTGGACCTCAATAATTCGATCAAGGTGGTGGATCTGGACGTCGAGCGCGAGGTGCGTCGCATCCTGCGTGAGCTGTCCGCTCTTGTGGCCCCTCACCAACCGGCGCTTGCCGGAACAGTAAGGGTGCTGGGTCGTCTGGATGCCATTTCTGCGAAGGCAGGGCTGAGTCAGCGCCTGCATGCGTCCCCGCCGCGCCTCAATGATGGCGGGCGCGTGTGGCTCAAACAGGCCCGTCACCCGTTCCTCGTGTTGACGAAGGAGCAGGTGGTGCCCAATGACCTGGCGTTTGATGAAACGGTGCGCGTGCTCATCATCTCTGGTCCCAACACGGGAGGGAAAACCGTCACGCTGAAGCTGCTTGGCCTGTTCGCGTTGATGGTGCGTTGCGGCCTGCATCTTCCCTGCGCGCCCGAGTCGGAGATGACGGTCTTTCCGTCCGTCTATGCCGATATCGGCGATGCCCAGGACCTGGCGCGAGATCTGTCCAGCTTTTCCGCCCATATCACGCAGATGGTGCAGCTACTCAGCGAGGTGTCCGACGGAGTCGATGCACTTGGTCATCCTGTATCGGGTCTTCCCGCTCGTGCCCTGGTGTTGCTGGATGAGCCGGTGACTTCCACCGATCCGGCCGAAGGGGCGGCACTGGCCAGCGCTTTACTGTGTCGGCTGGCTGGGGCTGGTGCAAAAGTCGTGGCCACGACGCACTATAGCCTGTTGAAAGGGTTGGCCCAGGAGCGACCGGGATTTGCCAATGCGAGCGTCGAATTCAATATTGAGACGTTGTCGCCAACCTATCGCCTGATACTGGGACAACCGGGGGGCTCCGCCGCAATTGAAATTGCAGGGCGGCTCGGGATGGATCAGGCGTTGCTGGACGATGCTCGTGCGCGCCTTCAGGGCGACACTCGGGTGCTCGAAACCCTCTTAAATGATCTGCAGGACAAGCAACGACGCTTGAGCGAGGACCTTGCCGCGTCGACGGTGGCCAGACAGGGCGCTGAGCAAGCTTCACAGGAAGCCCAAGAGTTGCTGACCTTGTTGCGCGAGTCGGAACGGGATGAACGGCAAGGACTGAAGAAGAAGCTCTCGCAGGAATTTCAACGTGCCCGCGCGGCGGTTCAGGCGACGATCGATGATCTCAAACGCGATCAAAAATTACTCAAGGCCAAAGAGACCAAAGTCCGGCTGGTTGAATTGGAGCAAGAGGTCCGGCGCGAAGTCGGGGAACCCCAGGCACCGATTCCCGTCGATCAGCTCTCGATTGGTGATGCGGTGGAAGTGGTCGGCTTGGGCATGACGGGGACGTTGCTCGAATCGCCTCAAGGCAAAAAGCGGGTGCGACTAAAAGTCGGTGAGGGCGAGATTCTTGCCAATGTGGCCAGTCTTGCGGGGGTGGGTAAACCACACAAACCGGCGTGTCCTGAACCGGTCAAGGCGGGTTCCGCCCAGCCCAGACGTACCAGTCAGACGCTTGCGCCAGAGGATATTCAGGAGACGTTGGACGTGCGCGGCCAAGCGGCCGATGATGCGCTGGATGTTGTGGTGGCCGGCCTGGATCGTGCTGTCCTTGGTGGAAGTCCGTTTGTGCGTATCATCCATGGGCACGGGACAGGCCGGCTGCGGACCGCCCTGCGAGAATATCTGAAGGCTTCTCCCTACGTCGTGGCCTTCAGGCCGGGTGATCGTGCGGAGGGAGGCGACGGCGTGACGATCGTGGAATTGCGTTAG
- the rplU gene encoding 50S ribosomal protein L21: MYAIIETGGKQYRVEAGTVLQVESLPGEVGHSVQIDKVRLLHGDGGLVVGQPVVAGATVTAEILRQGRTRSITIFKKQRRKNYRRTRGHRQGFTQLRVTGIETK; this comes from the coding sequence ATGTACGCTATTATTGAAACGGGCGGGAAGCAGTATCGGGTGGAAGCAGGGACCGTGCTCCAAGTGGAGTCACTCCCCGGCGAGGTTGGACATTCGGTGCAGATCGACAAGGTTCGACTGCTGCACGGAGATGGCGGTCTGGTCGTGGGGCAACCGGTCGTGGCCGGGGCCACAGTGACGGCGGAGATTCTTCGACAAGGACGCACCCGCTCCATCACGATTTTCAAGAAACAACGTCGCAAAAATTATCGGCGCACCAGGGGCCACCGGCAAGGCTTCACGCAGCTGCGGGTCACCGGGATTGAAACGAAGTAA
- the obgE gene encoding GTPase ObgE, producing MSTFVDQAQILVKAGDGGNGACSFRREKFVPRGGPDGGDGGDGGSVLVLATTRLATLLDLRYQKHYEAEKGEGGGGSNCQGRRGTDVSIPVPVGTMVFDANSQELLADLTADGDQYIVAKGGRGGRGNSRFASSTNRVPTQFEPGTPGEERLLRLDLKLLADVGLVGYPNAGKSTFIAAVSAARPKIADYPFTTLTPNLGVVRSSDKHTFVIADIPGLIEGAHEGKGLGFQFLRHIERTSLLIHTIDISEWATEDPVASLNVMRHELAAYDPALADRPYAVVGTKLDIKGEGERLGQLKKYCQRRKIPFFAISAATREGLDECLRYMGQQVEALRTIPCETKS from the coding sequence ATGTCCACATTTGTCGATCAAGCCCAGATCCTGGTGAAAGCCGGGGACGGCGGTAACGGCGCCTGTAGCTTTCGTCGTGAAAAATTCGTCCCCCGTGGCGGCCCGGACGGCGGAGACGGCGGAGACGGCGGCAGCGTCCTTGTCTTAGCCACCACTCGCCTGGCAACCCTGCTCGATCTTCGCTACCAAAAACACTATGAAGCGGAAAAGGGCGAGGGCGGAGGCGGCAGCAACTGTCAAGGCCGGCGGGGAACCGATGTTTCCATCCCGGTTCCGGTCGGCACGATGGTGTTCGACGCGAATTCACAAGAGCTGCTTGCCGACCTGACGGCAGACGGCGATCAATACATAGTCGCCAAGGGAGGCCGTGGAGGGCGCGGCAACTCCCGATTTGCCAGCTCCACCAATCGTGTCCCGACGCAATTCGAGCCGGGCACTCCCGGTGAGGAGCGCCTGCTTCGACTCGATCTCAAACTCCTGGCGGATGTCGGATTAGTCGGATACCCCAACGCCGGAAAATCCACGTTCATCGCCGCCGTCTCCGCCGCACGGCCGAAAATCGCCGACTACCCCTTTACCACTTTGACGCCAAACCTTGGCGTGGTTCGGTCGAGCGACAAACATACCTTCGTCATTGCAGACATCCCCGGCCTGATTGAAGGGGCGCATGAAGGCAAGGGCCTCGGTTTTCAGTTCCTCCGCCACATTGAGCGCACCAGTCTGCTCATTCACACGATTGATATTTCGGAGTGGGCGACGGAAGACCCGGTCGCCAGCCTGAACGTCATGCGGCACGAATTGGCGGCGTATGATCCCGCACTTGCCGATCGCCCCTACGCGGTGGTGGGCACTAAGCTCGACATCAAAGGCGAAGGAGAACGACTCGGACAGCTCAAAAAGTACTGCCAACGGCGCAAGATCCCCTTCTTTGCCATTTCCGCCGCCACGCGCGAAGGATTGGATGAGTGCCTGCGCTATATGGGACAGCAGGTGGAGGCGTTACGAACAATCCCGTGCGAGACGAAGTCGTAA
- the proB gene encoding glutamate 5-kinase encodes MRDEVVKHAKRVVVKIGSSLIASRETGLSAERLERLAAEVAEVRGQGREVLVVSSGAVVSGIKKLGLREYPKSLPVKQAAAAVGQSQLMWAYEKAFERLNLRVAQVLLTHADLADRRRFLNARHTLTTLIEFGVIPIINENDTVAVEEIRVGDNDTLAAQVAHLVDADLLIILSDVDGLFTADPRKDPGATLIPVIHDITEDIEQRAGLSSTFEGTGGMATKVRAAKKVGEYGVPTLILNGTHPRLLPQVLSGQPGGSLFLGRERRRNSRKHWIAYTLRPRGHIQLDQGAVEALVRNGKSLLASGILDITGQFDAGDPVTCTGPDGKECAKGLVNFSSAILVRIKGLKTVDIQKIPGLQEYEEVIHRDNLVIL; translated from the coding sequence GTGCGAGACGAAGTCGTAAAGCACGCCAAGCGTGTCGTCGTGAAGATCGGAAGTAGCCTCATCGCCTCGCGCGAGACGGGGCTGAGCGCCGAACGCCTGGAGCGGCTCGCCGCAGAAGTCGCCGAGGTGCGCGGCCAGGGACGTGAGGTACTCGTGGTCTCCTCCGGCGCCGTAGTGTCAGGCATCAAAAAGCTCGGGTTGCGGGAATATCCCAAGAGCCTGCCGGTGAAGCAGGCCGCCGCAGCGGTCGGCCAGAGCCAGTTGATGTGGGCCTATGAAAAGGCATTTGAGCGTCTTAACCTCCGGGTGGCGCAAGTTCTCCTGACACATGCAGACCTGGCGGATCGCCGCCGATTTCTCAACGCCAGGCACACCCTCACCACCCTGATTGAATTCGGGGTCATCCCCATCATCAACGAAAACGATACGGTGGCCGTTGAAGAGATCCGGGTTGGGGATAACGATACGCTGGCCGCCCAGGTCGCGCATCTCGTGGATGCAGACCTGCTCATCATTCTCTCGGATGTGGATGGACTGTTCACCGCCGACCCTCGAAAAGACCCCGGCGCGACCTTGATTCCGGTGATTCACGACATCACCGAAGACATCGAACAGCGTGCGGGCCTCTCTTCCACCTTCGAAGGCACCGGGGGCATGGCGACCAAGGTCCGTGCAGCGAAAAAGGTGGGCGAATATGGCGTCCCCACGTTAATTCTGAATGGGACCCACCCACGATTGCTCCCCCAGGTGCTGTCCGGACAGCCGGGCGGCAGTCTATTTCTTGGCCGCGAGCGACGCAGGAACAGTCGGAAGCATTGGATTGCGTATACTCTACGCCCCCGGGGTCACATCCAATTGGATCAGGGCGCGGTGGAGGCGCTAGTGCGTAACGGCAAAAGCCTTCTGGCCTCAGGCATCCTCGATATCACGGGCCAGTTCGACGCCGGCGACCCGGTCACCTGCACCGGCCCGGACGGCAAGGAATGCGCCAAAGGCCTGGTGAATTTCTCATCCGCCATCCTCGTCCGCATCAAAGGCCTGAAGACGGTCGATATCCAGAAAATCCCCGGTCTCCAGGAATACGAAGAGGTCATCCACCGCGACAATCTGGTGATTCTGTAG
- the secG gene encoding preprotein translocase subunit SecG encodes MYTLLIIVHVIVCLLMIGAILLQSGKGAEIGAAFGGSSQTVFGSRGPANFLSKFTVITAFVFMFTSLSLAILAKDRTFSSTVIDLNKKPAATAPASPSTDSTSAPAKDSHSSGEASH; translated from the coding sequence ATGTACACATTGCTCATCATCGTTCATGTCATCGTCTGCCTGCTCATGATTGGCGCCATTCTGCTGCAATCAGGCAAGGGCGCAGAAATCGGAGCGGCATTCGGCGGCTCCAGCCAAACCGTCTTCGGTAGCCGGGGGCCCGCGAACTTCTTGAGCAAATTTACCGTGATCACCGCCTTTGTGTTCATGTTCACCTCGTTGTCTTTGGCCATCCTGGCAAAAGATCGAACATTCTCCTCTACTGTCATTGACCTGAACAAAAAGCCGGCTGCCACGGCTCCCGCGTCCCCATCCACGGACAGCACGTCTGCTCCGGCGAAGGATTCACATTCCTCCGGCGAAGCTTCCCACTAA
- a CDS encoding branched-chain amino acid transaminase — protein sequence MLQASEKIWMDGKFVAWADAQVHVLTHSLHYGLAAFEGIRCYKGQNGSAIFRLREHVDRLFESAHIGLMEIPYDRKQITEAIVETVRSNKLDACYIRPLVYIGYGAMGLYPGDNPINVSIAAWKWGTYLGDEALAKGIRARVSSFTRHHVNVSMTRGKISGYYVNSILAKREVKADGYDEAIMLDPEGYVAEGTGENVFIVRRGVLKTTPLTSILEGITRNSILQLARERQIPVVEERFTRDEMYVAEEVFVTGTAAELTPVTEIDQRRIGTGIPGPITKTLQKAFFDVVGGTDPAHRHWLTPV from the coding sequence ATGTTGCAAGCCAGCGAAAAAATATGGATGGATGGAAAATTTGTCGCATGGGCTGATGCGCAGGTCCATGTGCTCACTCATTCCCTGCACTATGGGCTGGCCGCCTTCGAAGGCATCCGGTGCTATAAGGGGCAGAACGGGTCAGCCATTTTCAGGCTGCGCGAGCATGTAGATCGCTTGTTTGAATCGGCCCATATCGGTCTGATGGAGATACCGTACGACCGAAAGCAAATTACTGAAGCCATCGTCGAAACCGTCAGGAGCAATAAGCTGGACGCCTGTTATATCCGTCCGCTGGTGTATATCGGCTACGGCGCCATGGGACTCTACCCTGGTGACAATCCCATCAACGTGAGCATTGCTGCCTGGAAGTGGGGCACATATCTCGGTGATGAGGCGCTCGCAAAGGGGATCCGAGCCCGCGTCTCCTCGTTCACACGCCACCATGTGAACGTATCCATGACCCGTGGAAAAATCTCCGGCTACTATGTGAATTCGATTCTCGCCAAGCGCGAAGTCAAAGCCGACGGGTACGATGAAGCCATCATGCTGGATCCTGAAGGGTATGTCGCAGAAGGGACTGGCGAGAATGTGTTCATTGTGCGCCGCGGGGTGTTGAAAACTACACCGCTTACTTCCATCCTGGAAGGGATCACGCGGAATTCGATTCTGCAATTGGCCAGAGAACGCCAGATTCCGGTGGTCGAGGAGCGATTCACCCGTGACGAAATGTATGTGGCCGAAGAAGTGTTTGTGACCGGTACTGCGGCCGAACTCACGCCGGTCACGGAGATCGATCAGCGGCGCATCGGCACCGGAATTCCCGGGCCGATCACCAAAACTCTGCAAAAGGCATTTTTTGACGTGGTGGGCGGAACAGATCCCGCTCATCGTCATTGGCTGACGCCGGTGTAG